A segment of the Trifolium pratense cultivar HEN17-A07 linkage group LG7, ARS_RC_1.1, whole genome shotgun sequence genome:
CTCGGACATTGATCAATATCAAGATACTCAAGATTTGACACCCCTGTAAAATCTAATAAGGTTTTAAGTTTTGTGCAGCCGGAGAGATGCAGAACTTTGAGAGAAAGTAAGTTAAATACAGTGTCACCATCATGAACAAGCCTGACCAAACTGCTGCAACCTTCCAAACTCAAGAAAGAAAGTTTTACCAGCATCCCAATGGATGGATGGACATACGATAGGTTTATGCATCCTGTAAGATCTAGCCGCTCAAGTCTCGGGCTTCCAGCAAAATTTGGAGACTCCACAAGATATTTGGAGTTGCTCAGATCCACCCTTTTCAATAAAGGGAGATACTGTGAAGACCGAACAAGAAACCAACTGTTAGCAAGTTGTATTTAAACTTGAATATCATCAATCGACTTTGGAGCGCTTTCATTAATTTTCAAAGACTAATTTGACCGACAAAATACAAACCTCGAGTATTTTTGTGATAAGTTTCGTCTTTTGGTATCTAATATGATAGTTTAACAAAATACTAAATGTTTGGCAACTCAACCTGATATCGTAGCAAGTccttagactttttttttttttttgacaaaatagtaTGTCCCGAGATTAATCAAGTTATGTTACAAGTCCCTAGAATTTGTCAAGAGTTCCACATTGGAGAAAGATGACTTGAACATAAGTTTATCAGTGAGGGTGATTCTCAGTTCACAAGCAGGATTTGTAAGTTTAGAAGAGTTTTATTCAGAAAAAATAATCTACAACAAttcatgtttttaaattattctttAACTAAAAAGAGAGCATGAGAGACATGATTAAAATACCTTCTGACCATCCCATAGTCTTTGAATACTGCTACAAGGCATATTCAATTCAACGAGACAAAACGGCTCAAAATTTAATGGCAAAGAAGCAAAAGGGTAACCATACCACATAAGATACTGCAATCTGTTAGAGAGAAAACTGAGACTTCCTGAGAATTTCTCGTTGTATAATATAAGAATTTTAAGTCCCCTCATTATTGACAATCCTTCAGCCCTCAACAGAGGATATTCAGAGATATGCTCTTTTTGATCTAGAATGATGGCTTTAACCTTGTTTGTTCCCTGAAAACATTAAGGATAGACATGTTACAAAAgggaaaaatattaaatattgtgAAGAAATTGGActttcttagaattgagagttgggcctaactcaaccctacaaaatcagCTTGTAGGGTGTGGATTGTCTCTTACTAATAAAGTCATATTTAGGCCATCTCACATCCGATGTAacacttcttaacacaccccctcacgcccagcactattgggcttggtgtgTAGATATAAATTGTGGGTGGCCCAACGGATGTTGGAGAAGATCTTATACTAGCTTAGAATTGGGAGTTCGGCCTAACTCAACCCAAGAAAACCGGcgtgtaaggtgagaattgtctcttacttataaacccatattcaggtcatctcacatccgatgtgggacttcttaaaaGACTTTttcaagttaaaaataaaaacattatcgATATATCTTTATTTTACGATAAACCTTTAAACCATCTAATGTGAAAAGAAGTTTTGATTATTCGAAAGCTATATTGTTACCGTTTCAGTCATCATGACATGGTAGAAATCATCATAAAGCCACAATCTACTCCAAGATCCCGGTTCATCAAGAAACTGTTGCCGAACAATTTTCTTCCCCAATTCTTGCACCATTTCATGCATATGAATTTTCTGATTTCTAATAGTTATGAGTGACCTCtcaatcaaattttgaattccAAAATGAGGATGCAACCCACATGCATCTAGAATTCTCTTGACATAATCTTCCTTCTCCCCTTTAAAGAAACATGCAATATGCAGAAATATTTCTTTGTCATTTGAATGTAATCCCTCAAGACTTACCTTAAGTACATCCATAACTTTGTTATCTGGATTATTTCTCAATCTATACATGGCATCTCCCCACTGGTTAACATTTCGAGTACACAAGAAAGAACCCACAACTCGAACTGCTAATGGAAGACCTTGAGCATATTTTAGTACCTCATTAGTAAGATTCACACATTCGCTAGTGAGATCCTTGCCTTTGGAAGCTTTTCTATAAAAAAGTTTGCAAGCCTCATTGTTATTCAATAGTGGAACCTCATATGACACGCATCTATCATGAGATAAAGATAACTGTTCTTCGTACACTCTTAGAATATGCGCATTCCTAGTTGTAATGATCATTCTACTTCCTGTACCAAGCAATCTAGGATTTATAGCCAATTCTTCCACTTGCTCTAATATATCAACATTGTCAAGAACTACAAGAAACTTTCTGTTGCACATTCTTTTACGCACAATTCCAGATATTTCAGAAGGGCTGTATGACTCTAGATTTATTTCATCTACAGTTTGCCGAAGAATTTGTTTTTGTACAGCAATAGCATCACCATCTCTATAGATTTTGCTTACATTCTCAATAAAACAGCTTGCATCAAACTGAGAGGATATTCTATCATACAAGACAGACGCTATAGTTGTCTTTCCAATTCCAGCCATCCCTAAAATACCTACAACTCGAAATTCATCATCCTCTGAGTTTAGTTGCAAAAGACTTTTTACTGCTTCTACTCGAGGATTTATCCCTATAAGGTCATCCGCAAAGCCTGAGAATTTATGACCCAGTGTTTTTATCACCTCCTGAACAATAATTTGGATTTCTCGAAACTCTGGCCtgaaagagaaataaaaacataCATCATTGTACAACTTACTTCCAtggggaaaaaataaaataagcaaagcTTGATTTGGAAAATAGCTTGTTGCACACTGAAAACTCAATCGAACACCACAAGTTCGTGTCAAGATTGtaaaacaagagaaaaaaattatcctCAAGACTTACTTGTTCCTAACATCCCAACCAACTAATTCAGCTAAATCGGCCATAGCTCTCGCCCATCTAATAACCTTATTTGGGTCATGTTTGAATTCCTTCTTGTGTAAAACAAAGTCATTCTGGTATACCCCGGTCTGTTTTCGTACATGAGATGGATCGACATCATAAAAAACAGGGAAAACTGTTTGTTTGAATTCTTCCCGGCATTCAGCAATAGCAGCCATCTCCTCCAAACACCATGTTGACTTGGCATATCTTGCCGAGAAGACAACAATAGAAATCCGTGAGTTTTGAATTGCTTGTTGAAGTTGTGGCGAAAGGGATTCTCCTTTCTCAAGCCTTTGGTCATCCTTGAAGGTGAAGATACCTTTTCTTGCTAGATGATCATAAAGATGATCAACGAAATTGTTGCGGGTGTCAGCACCTCTAAAACTGATGAACACGTCATATTTATAGTTTTGATAGTTGTTATAGTCCTTGGAAGAATTGAAATCTACGTCTCCTTGCCTCAAATTGGATAATAATAAACAATCCAACAGCGCACGAAATGGTTGCAGAACAAAGGTCCTCAATGAGCATAAAGTATCTATGATAcgaattgaaaattcaaaaagaaaaaatgaataattatcaatgaaagaaatgtgtaaattattaaattttgataGTGGAAGCAGGATCTGAGTGAAGGATTAGGCAGAAAGTGAGGCTTAGTTATCcaactaaataattaataattaagcaAAAGTAAAAGCTAATGTATGGAATTAGTTTAACGTTTATACCTGAAATGTTTGTGGTTGAATCCATCTTGACTCAATTAGTAAGATAAGGTCTCACTATTCTGACAAGAAAGAAGAATTCATTGGATTCATATGTTGAAGATTGTAAGAAGGAAAGTTAACAAAGTGTGTGTAGGTTCCAAGTACAAACCTCATTggaaaattattgtttttgagaATTTTTCAACAAACACAAAGCTTATTATTggaaaattattgtttttgagaATTCATAAGTTGTCATGGTACGTAGGGACAAGGTAGAATTTGGAGGTTGGGGGAAACAGGGAAGTTGACTTTTTCTTTTAggatacttttttttattggtctATAGAAGATAGGAtactttattatttaaaaattaattttatctcTACTAAATCCAAAGCTTATTTCGAAATGTCACTTTGAAGACAAACCCA
Coding sequences within it:
- the LOC123897842 gene encoding TMV resistance protein N-like — its product is MDSTTNISDTLCSLRTFVLQPFRALLDCLLLSNLRQGDVDFNSSKDYNNYQNYKYDVFISFRGADTRNNFVDHLYDHLARKGIFTFKDDQRLEKGESLSPQLQQAIQNSRISIVVFSARYAKSTWCLEEMAAIAECREEFKQTVFPVFYDVDPSHVRKQTGVYQNDFVLHKKEFKHDPNKVIRWARAMADLAELVGWDVRNKPEFREIQIIVQEVIKTLGHKFSGFADDLIGINPRVEAVKSLLQLNSEDDEFRVVGILGMAGIGKTTIASVLYDRISSQFDASCFIENVSKIYRDGDAIAVQKQILRQTVDEINLESYSPSEISGIVRKRMCNRKFLVVLDNVDILEQVEELAINPRLLGTGSRMIITTRNAHILRVYEEQLSLSHDRCVSYEVPLLNNNEACKLFYRKASKGKDLTSECVNLTNEVLKYAQGLPLAVRVVGSFLCTRNVNQWGDAMYRLRNNPDNKVMDVLKVSLEGLHSNDKEIFLHIACFFKGEKEDYVKRILDACGLHPHFGIQNLIERSLITIRNQKIHMHEMVQELGKKIVRQQFLDEPGSWSRLWLYDDFYHVMMTETGTNKVKAIILDQKEHISEYPLLRAEGLSIMRGLKILILYNEKFSGSLSFLSNRLQYLMWYGYPFASLPLNFEPFCLVELNMPCSSIQRLWDGQKYLPLLKRVDLSNSKYLVESPNFAGSPRLERLDLTGCINLSYVHPSIGMLVKLSFLSLEGCSSLVRLVHDGDTVFNLLSLKVLHLSGCTKLKTLLDFTGVSNLEYLDIDQCPSLSMIDHSIGHLTQLKFLSLRDCTNLVSIPESINSLTSLVTLDLCGCLKLENLPLLESLPVFEESNDFISVSSVNVDLSNGELVSPYCLDSLIFLDLSFCNLSILPDAIGELRHLERLNLEGNNFVSLPSSMSSLFSLAYLNLAHCSKLQSLPELRFCATSSSGGRYFKMVSGSYNHRSGLYIFNCPLLEIAEGQNMALSWLVKLIKNPCHFRCGLDIVVPGCTVPRWFYHQFTENSRLRITDYMTEFDDWLGFAFCVAFVENYRPTTSGYSLYLSFASEQTEETFDIPIRLNLNDVDGSDEEHLWLIYISRTHCHFVTTGAQITFKAHPGLLIKQWGLRMVMKHDIDDYSPFDSWTNGIHQQDYLGLDHAHESSSCRPEIQLPYNWYEAEEEMKPKVQLRYNWHVSEEEEYENREANVEQSHLSDMGLIT